From a single Nicotiana tomentosiformis chromosome 2, ASM39032v3, whole genome shotgun sequence genomic region:
- the LOC138905629 gene encoding uncharacterized protein yields the protein MPAYAKFLKEILSSKRKLEKMKVVKLNAHRGAILQKEFPQKCWDPSSFTIPCLLGSEKFDKALCDSGASINLMPLSMFKKLEEELGVIKSVPVSLQLAYRTTIILEGIIEDILVRVDKFVFLVDFIVVDMEVN from the coding sequence ATGCCAGCCTATGCAAAATTCCTGAAGGAAATCCTGTCAAGTAAAAGGAAGCTCGAGAAAATGAAAGTGGTCAAACTCAATGCACACCGCGGTGCCATTCTACAAAAAGAATTTCCTCAAAAGTGTTGGGATCCTAGCAGTTTCACTATACCCTGCCTATTGGGGAGCGAAAAGTTTGACAAGGCATTATGCGACTCAGGTGCATCCATTAACTTGATGCCATTATCGATGTTCAAGAAATTGGAAGAAGAACTAGGAGTGATCAAATCTGTGCCAGTATCTTTGCAATTGGCTTATCGGACCACGATCATACTGGAGGGCATAATTGAGGACATTTTGGTGAGGGTGGACAAATTTGTCTTCCTAGTAGACTTCATTGTAGTAGATATGGAAGTGAATTAG